The following nucleotide sequence is from Saccharothrix texasensis.
GACCGCAGATGCCACCACGCGTTCAGCCTGAGCCCATCACGTCGGCCCTGTTGCGGGAGTGGCCGCGAGGACGCGAGGACGGCGGCACCGTGCTGGTCGTGGGCGGCTCGCGGCGCGTGCCGGGCGCGGTGCTGCTCAGCGGGATCGCGGCGCTGCGGACCGGCGCGGTGACGCTTCAGCTGGCCGTGGCGGACCGGCACGCCTCCGGCCTCGGCTTGGCGGTGCCCGAGGCGCTGGTGGTGGGCCTGCCGGAGACGGAGTCGGGTGCGGTGTCGCGCGCGGCGGCGGACGAGCTGGGTGACCTGGTGGCGGACGCCTCGGCGGTGGTCGTCGGGCCCGGCCTGGTCGACCCGGACGAGACGGCCGCCCTGCTGGAGCGGTTGCTGCCCGCGACGCGGGGGCCCGTGGTGCTCGACGCGTTCGCACTGGGCGCGCTGGGCCTGCACCCGTCGCTGGGCGACCCGGTGCGCGGTCGGGTGGTGCTCACGCCGAACGTGGTGGAGGGCGGGTACCTGCTGGGGTCGGAGGTCGAGGACCACGTGGAGGCCGCGGTGGCGATAGCCGGGAAGTACGACGCGGTGGTGAACCTGATGGGCGTGGTGGCGGCGCCGGACGGCCGGGTCTGGCAGGACGGCACCGGGCACGTCGGGCTGTCCACCTCGGGCAGCGGCGACGTGCTGGCCGGGCTGGTCGGCGGGATGCTGGCCCGCGAGTCCGACCCGGCGCTCGCCACCTGCTGGGCCGGGCACGTGCACGCGATGGCCGGGCAGCGGCTGGTGCCGCGCACCGGGCTGACCGGGATGCTGGCCCGCGAGCTGCTGGACGAGGTGCCGCGCGTGCTGGCGGAACTGCGGTCGCGCTAGACGCGGAACATCCGCACGACCAGGTGGGTGGTGGCCGCGGCCACCGGTGCGCCGGTGACCACGTGCGCCGCAACCAGCGGCACCGGCAGCGCCGGCGCCGACCCGATCACGCCCCTGGGCCGGCGACACCGCGAACGCGCCCACGGCCGCGGGGGGTGCGCGGCACGATCGCCGCGCCGAGCTGGAGCCCGACCAGGACCACCACGGCCGGCACGTGGCACGACGTCACCTCGGCGGGGTCGAGGCCGAACCGGCGGGCGTGCCCGGTGCCGGGCCACCGCGATCACCAGGGCGACCGTGATCAGGCCGACGACGATGCCGAGCGCCCCCTGGCCCCTCGCGGAGGGGTTCGGCTCAACCGCCGCCACCGCCGTCGGACGAGTTCGGCGCCTGACCGTCGCCGGGACGGCCCGGGGCGTGGTGGGTCCGCACGGCCAGGACGATTCCGCTGAGGATGACGATCACGGTGGCGACGAGCGCCACCACCAGGCCGGTGTCCATGCGTCGAGTG
It contains:
- a CDS encoding NAD(P)H-hydrate dehydratase, producing the protein MPPRVQPEPITSALLREWPRGREDGGTVLVVGGSRRVPGAVLLSGIAALRTGAVTLQLAVADRHASGLGLAVPEALVVGLPETESGAVSRAAADELGDLVADASAVVVGPGLVDPDETAALLERLLPATRGPVVLDAFALGALGLHPSLGDPVRGRVVLTPNVVEGGYLLGSEVEDHVEAAVAIAGKYDAVVNLMGVVAAPDGRVWQDGTGHVGLSTSGSGDVLAGLVGGMLARESDPALATCWAGHVHAMAGQRLVPRTGLTGMLARELLDEVPRVLAELRSR